The Candidatus Binataceae bacterium region ACCCGGGCGCAGGTATCGACGTTGTTGTTGTGAAACACCGCGCGCACCAGCTTCTGTACTAGGTAGGCCTCTTCGTTGGTGCATCGCGATGAGGTGATTCCGCCCACCGCGCCGCGCCCGTAGCGCTCCTGCAGGCGGCGAAAGCCGCGCGCGGCGTACCCGATCGCCTCTTCCCAGCTCGCCTCGCGCCAGGGTTGATCGATCCGTTCGCGAATCATCGGCGTGAGGATGCGATCAGGATGAGTGGCGTAGCCCCAGGCAAAGCGTCCCTTGACGCAGGAATGGCCCAAGTTGGGCTGGCCGTCCTTGTTGGGCACCATCCGCACCACTCGGCCCTGGCGCACCTCGGCCTTGAACGAGCATCCCACCCCGCAGTAACCGCAGGTGGTGACTACGTCGCGATCGGGCTGGCCGATTTGAATCAGCGATTTCTCGGTCAGGCTGGCGGTCGGGCAGGCCTGCACGCAGGCGCCGCACGAGACGCACTCGGAGTCCATGAAGCTTTCGCGCTGCCCGGGTGAGACCATCGAGGCGAAGCCGCGTCCGTCGATCGTCAGAGCGAAGGTGCCTTGCACTTCTTCGCACGCCCGCACGCATCGCGAGCAGACAATACATTTTGTAGGGTCGAAACTGAAATAGGGATTGGAGTCGTCGTGCACGGCCTGCTGATGGTTGGCGCCGTCAAAGCCGTAGCGGCTGCCGTTGACTCCGACCATCGCGGCCATGTCTTCCAATTCGCAATTGCCCTGCGCCGGACAGCTTTGGCAATCCAGCGGATGGTCCGAGACGTAGAGTTCCATCACGTTGCGACGCAATTGCGCTAGCTTGGCGCTTTGCGTACGCACCTTCATCCCGGCCTCGGCCGGCGTGGTACAGGAGGCGGGCCAGCCTTTGCGTCCTTCGATTTCCACCAGGCATAGCCGGCAGGAGCCAAAGGGCTCCAGTGAATCGGTGGCGCACAGCTTGGGCAGCGCCACCCCGGCTATCCCCGCCGCGCGCAGCAGCGAGGTTCCCGCCGCCACCGTGACCGATCGGCCGTCAATCTCCAGCGAGATCTGAGCGGTGGTGGTAACCGCCGGAGTGCCCAAGTCCTGGTCGCTTATAGCTAACACGGCGATACTCCTATCAGGTAAGCTGGGGCGCGCGTTCAAGACCGAAATCGGCGGGGAAATGGCGAATCGCGCTGCGCACCGGCAGCGGAGTCAGACCGCCTAACGCGCATAGCGACGCCGCCTCCATTGTAGCGCACAGCTCCTCCAGCAGCGCGAACTGATCGGGGCGGTGGCGGCCGGCAATAATCGCGTCGAGAATTTCCACGCCGCGGGTGGAACCGATCCGGCACGGGGTGCACTTGCCGCACGACTCCACCGCGCAAAATTCCATCGCGTAGCGCGCCATCGCGGCCATATCGACGGTGTCATCAAAGACCACGATTCCGCCGTGACCGAGCAGGCCGCCGACCTCGGCGAGCGCTTCGTAATCCAGCGGCGTGTCGAGCAGCGCCTCGGGCAGATAGGCGCCCAATGGGCCGCCGACCTGGACCGCGCGCAGCGGCCGGCCGCTGGCGGTGCCGCCGCCGAAGTCATAGACGATTTCTCGAAGGCTTATCCCGAAGGCCTTCTCGATCAAACCCGGTCGCCTGACGTTGCCCGCCAGTTGAATGGGCTGGGTGCCGCGCGAGCGGCCGCTGCCATATTCCTGGTAGAATTTTCCGCCGCGCTCCAGAATCAGCGGCACCGAGGCCAAGGTCAGCACGTTGTTGATCGCGGTGGGTTGGCCGAAGAGGCCATGGATAGCGGGCAGCGGCGGCTTGTAGCGCACCATCCCGCGCTTGCCCTCCAGACTCTCCAGCAGCGCCGTTTCCTCGCCGCAGATGTACGCTCCGGCACCCACTCGCAACTCCAGGTCAAAACGCCGGCCGCTGCCCATCAGATCGCCGCCCAGATAGCCGCCGGCGCGCGCCCCCGCCAGCGCCTGCTCCAGGATGGCCGCGGCGTGGGGATATTCCGAGCGCAGGTAGATGTAGCCCTGGGTGGCGCCGATCGCCAGGCCGGCGATGGTCATGCCCTCGATCAAGGTCAGCGGATCGCCCTCCATCAACATCCGATCGGCGAAGGTGCCCGAGTCGCCTTCATCGGCGTTGCAGACCACGTATTTGCGCGCGCCGGGCGCGGCCAAGGCGGTACGCCATTTGACTCCGCAGGGAAAGCCGGCGCCGCCGCGCCCGCGCAATCCCGAATCGATCACCTCGGCGACGATCTGATCGGCGCTCAGCTCCAGCGCGCGGCGCAGACCGCGATAGCCACCGTGAGCGAGGTAGTCGCTCACGGAGAGCGGATCGATCACGCCCACTCGCGCAAAGGTCAACCGTTCCTGACGCGCCAAGTAGGGAAGCTGCTCGGTCGGACCCAGCAGCAGTGGATGATCGCCGCCGGCAAACAAAGCCGAGAGCAGCTCGGAGATAGCGCCGGGCGTAACCGGACCGTAGGCGATTCGACCACGCGCGCCTTCGACCTCTACTAGCGGCTCCAACCAATACAGGCCGCGCGAGCCAGTGCGAATCAATTCGATCTCAATGCCGCGTCGCGCCGCCTCTTCGGATAGGCCGCGTGCCACAGCTTCGGCGCCCACCGAGAGCGCGCCGCTATCGCGGGAAAGATAGATGCGGGTGCTCATCGCGCTTGCGCCCTCAAGCCATGAGCGTCGAGCAGTTCATCCAGGCGCTCGGGAGTAAGGCGGCCAAAGAGCTGGCCATCGATGGTGATGGCCGGCGAGCAGGCGCAATTGCCCAGGCAATAGACCGGCAGCAAAGTGGCAGCGCCATCGGCGCCAGTCTGGCCGAAGTCGATTCCCAGCCGCTTCCGGACCCGGTCGGCGAGGGCCTGGGCGCCCACCGCCTGGCAGGACTCGGCGCGGCAGAGCTGAATCACCACACGGCCGGCCGGGGTGGTGCGGAAATCGTGATAGAAGCTGATTACGCCGTGCACTTCGGCGCGCGACAGGTTGAGTTCCTCGGCGATCGGGGCTACCGCGGCGGGCGGAATATGGCCCAATTCCGCCTGCACCCGATGAAGGATCGGCAGCAAGGCACCCTCGCGCTGCTTGAGAGCGCGCGCGATCGAAACCACTCGCGCGTGTTGCTCCTGACTGAGCTTATCCATCGCCATCTGGCGCCATCCGCTTGAATGCGGCCCTGCCCTGGGTTTGACGGCTGTCGCCTGCAATTTCGTTATACTACCGCCCCGTTAGGTGCGCTACCGGCCCGGCGGCGCTGCGGCAGATGGTCCACAAACGATGCGCGCTGGGCCGCTGGAAGCCAGGCGCCAAGGCCGGCCCGCTTGTTAAGGCCGCCGCGCTCGGGTAGTTAACTTAGCTCTAGCTTGGCCCCGGTAGTGAAAAGGACATCACGGAGGTCTCCGGAACCTCAAGTCCGGGTTCGACTCCCGGCCGGGGCATTCAAGTTGGGGAAAACCCTTCAATTACTAGAAGTTTCTCAGCCGCCGGCGGCTTCGTGGAAAATTCTTGACAAATTCGTGGCACGTACAACGCGTGTTGGCCGCGAACGGCAAATTTTATCGATCTGAAGAACTTTTCGAGCTCCTTTGTGCGAGCCGCAAGCTTAGCGTAGAGCCCGTCCGGCGAAAGACCGAGAATCTTCACCAGTCGCTCGCTCACTTCGTTTCCCGGCGGATAATGACGATCATGTTCGAGATCGTTTAGTTGCGGCGCAAGATAGCGCGACCGCCGTCGCGTCTTAGCCGCTCCGCGACCTTTTTTTGAGTTAGACCCACTTTCTTACGCCTCGGTTATCACCCGGCCGAACGTCTTCACCCCCGGTATTATCCTCTCGTCGCCAACGCCAGCGCGTCGGCAATCGTTTTAAGCGGTAGAACCAATTTCAACGGATCGTCAAGAAGCCGGAGCGCGCCGAACCGTTCGTACCAAATAGTCGCCCGCTCATCTTTTGCATCGATCGCAAGAGCGACGCCGCCAACCTCTACGGCGACTGAGAGCGCTCTTCTGCCGGCGGCGAGCAGAAGTTCGCCGCCCAGGCCGCTGCCCTGGGCGGATCGGTCTACAGCGAGCCGGCCGAGCCGAAATACCGGAACTTCGTAGCGG contains the following coding sequences:
- a CDS encoding NADH-quinone oxidoreductase subunit NuoF, encoding MSTRIYLSRDSGALSVGAEAVARGLSEEAARRGIEIELIRTGSRGLYWLEPLVEVEGARGRIAYGPVTPGAISELLSALFAGGDHPLLLGPTEQLPYLARQERLTFARVGVIDPLSVSDYLAHGGYRGLRRALELSADQIVAEVIDSGLRGRGGAGFPCGVKWRTALAAPGARKYVVCNADEGDSGTFADRMLMEGDPLTLIEGMTIAGLAIGATQGYIYLRSEYPHAAAILEQALAGARAGGYLGGDLMGSGRRFDLELRVGAGAYICGEETALLESLEGKRGMVRYKPPLPAIHGLFGQPTAINNVLTLASVPLILERGGKFYQEYGSGRSRGTQPIQLAGNVRRPGLIEKAFGISLREIVYDFGGGTASGRPLRAVQVGGPLGAYLPEALLDTPLDYEALAEVGGLLGHGGIVVFDDTVDMAAMARYAMEFCAVESCGKCTPCRIGSTRGVEILDAIIAGRHRPDQFALLEELCATMEAASLCALGGLTPLPVRSAIRHFPADFGLERAPQLT
- a CDS encoding formate dehydrogenase subunit gamma — its product is MAMDKLSQEQHARVVSIARALKQREGALLPILHRVQAELGHIPPAAVAPIAEELNLSRAEVHGVISFYHDFRTTPAGRVVIQLCRAESCQAVGAQALADRVRKRLGIDFGQTGADGAATLLPVYCLGNCACSPAITIDGQLFGRLTPERLDELLDAHGLRAQAR
- a CDS encoding GNAT family N-acetyltransferase, translated to MSASIAWQEEPISRRHDRKGFDCGSPELNEYFRRYARQNHESGGAKTFVAVLPNETANILGYYTISPGAIEFAKVPATVTRRLGRYEVPVFRLGRLAVDRSAQGSGLGGELLLAAGRRALSVAVEVGGVALAIDAKDERATIWYERFGALRLLDDPLKLVLPLKTIADALALATRG